The Anguilla anguilla isolate fAngAng1 chromosome 4, fAngAng1.pri, whole genome shotgun sequence genome has a window encoding:
- the LOC118225003 gene encoding cytochrome b-c1 complex subunit 10-like → MPNKIIQLIGPKYVSILKTWVPTMAGWGVVGGVAVVHFTDWRLILDYVPYINGKFKTDD, encoded by the exons ATgccaaacaaaataatacagttgATTGGACCCAAATATGTTTCCATCTTGAAGACGTG GGTACCAACGATGGCAGGCTGGGGTGTGGTAGGTGGAGTGGCAGTGGTCCACTTCACAGACTGGAGGCTGATTCTGGACTATGTGCCCTATATCAATGGCAAGTTCAAGACAGATGATTAG